The Eremothecium gossypii ATCC 10895 chromosome IV, complete sequence genome contains a region encoding:
- the TUB4 gene encoding gamma-tubulin (Syntenic homolog of Saccharomyces cerevisiae YLR212C (TUB4)) — translation MTGEIISIQVGQCGNQVGKQFWGQLAREHGIGVDGQSLHPEDANVVREDDTNVFFRQNDHNRFTPRALLYDLEPSAIGDVQNCFPGFFNERNVWISKEELGAGNTWSIGYDYGLEKQDEFMNMIDKEIDATGNFEGFQLIHSVAGGTGSGLGSNLLEALSDRYHKKIVSTYSVFPSRESEVVVQPYNTILTLRRLIDNSDASVLFDNDALLNLTARVLRDSNTSYQQTNQLIASVMSSVTNSLRFPSYMYNSLPSIFSTLVPTPELHFLAPSFTPFTSDFVPGAKDFKRLSAYDVILDLFDKNNSMVTRDTDTPVYLAIYDALQGAVEQSDVTRAILKTQQRIKFAPWSPTSLHVNLGRKSPYNSSANSDYVSGMMLANTSSIVSVFQKTVSSFDVIFKRGAFLHKFQNGKMFQHGWDEFLESREVIQGVIDEYIAAEQENYLDDVLEEDGNFVGGDAEMIDIESNDDII, via the coding sequence ATGACTGGGGAAATAATATCTATTCAGGTCGGCCAATGCGGAAATCAGGTGGGAAAACAGTTCTGGGGCCAGTTAGCTAGGGAACATGGAATTGGAGTAGACGGCCAAAGTCTGCATCCAGAAGACGCCAATGTTGTAAGAGAGGATGACACAAACGTATTTTTCCGGCAAAATGATCACAATAGGTTCACTCCGCGTGCCCTGCTGTATGACCTCGAGCCGAGTGCAATTGGCGATGTGCAGAATTGCTTTCCAGGCTTCTTCAATGAGCGGAATGTGTGGATCTCCAAAGAGGAACTAGGTGCAGGCAATACATGGTCGATCGGCTACGACTACGGTCTCGAGAAGCAAGACGAGTTCATGAACATGATTGATAAGGAAATCGATGCCACGGGAAATTTTGAAGGGTTCCAACTGATTCACTCGGTGGCGGGCGGTACCGGATCTGGGCTGGGGTCAAATCTGTTGGAAGCTCTGTCTGACCGGTACCACAAGAAGATTGTGAGCACATATTCTGTATTTCCTAGCAGGGAATCTGAGGTGGTCGTACAGCCCTATAACACCATATTGACCTTGCGGAGGCTCATAGACAATAGCGATGCGTCGGTATTATTTGACAACGATGCGCTGCTCAACCTTACCGCAAGAGTTCTTCGTGATTCAAATACGAGCTATCAACAGACCAACCAGCTAATTGCAAGTGTGATGTCTTCGGTAACTAATAGTTTGCGGTTTCCCAGTTATATGTATAATTCGCTACCAAGCATCTTCTCCACACTCGTGCCCACACCAGAACTACACTTCTTAGCACCCAGCTTTACACCTTTTACATCTGATTTTGTTCCTGGTGCAAAAGATTTCAAGAGATTATCTGCATACGATGTAATCTTGGATTTGTTCGACAAGAACAATTCCATGGTTACCCGAGACACCGATACGCCGGTGTATCTGGCAATATACGATGCCCTCCAAGGTGCGGTAGAGCAAAGTGATGTTACGAGAGCCATATTGAAAACACAGCAACGTATAAAGTTTGCACCATGGTCTCCGACGTCGCTGCATGTGAACCTTGGGAGAAAATCGCCTTACAACTCATCTGCAAATTCGGACTACGTTAGTGGAATGATGCTAGCCAACACATCATCGATAGTTTCAGTATTCCAAAAGACAGTATCAAGCTTTGACGTTATATTCAAACGCGGTGCCTTTCTTCATAAATTCCAAAATGGTAAGATGTTCCAACACGGTTGGGATGAGTTTTTGGAATCACGCGAGGTTATTCAAGGCGTCATTGACGAATATATAGCCGCTGAACAGGAAAACTACCTGGATGACGTGCTGGAGGAAGATGGTAATTTTGTGGGTGGAGATGCTGAGATGATCGATATTGAAAGTAACGACGACATCATATGA